A single region of the Cucumis melo cultivar AY chromosome 3, USDA_Cmelo_AY_1.0, whole genome shotgun sequence genome encodes:
- the LOC103502643 gene encoding uncharacterized protein LOC103502643, with amino-acid sequence MGRKAGSLFINPKKFGNLSKPCMKEMVSFLNCLSLNQNNDEKCTRHKELLNTCMDAQANRNKKPWGSINYQLQRLSRGRK; translated from the exons ATGGGTAGGAAAGCTGGTAGTTTGTTTATCAACCCAAAGAAGTTTGGCAATCTTAGCAAACCTTGCATGAAGGAAATGGTATCATTTCTCAATTGCTTATCCCTTAACCAAAACAACGATGAGAAGTGCACCAGACATAAGGAACTTCTAAATACTTGCATGGATGCTCAG GCCAACAGAAACAAGAAACCTTGGGGTAGCATTAATTACCAGTTGCAGAGGCTTAGCAGAGGAAGAAAGTAG
- the LOC103502638 gene encoding alcohol dehydrogenase-like 7, whose amino-acid sequence MEENSAPVAQIHPIRCRAAVCRKPGEPLVIEEIIVAPPMPREVRIRIICTSLCQSDITFWKLKDPPGIVPRILGHEAFGVVESVGKDVYEVKEGDSVIPIFMPDCAECADCLSKKSNLCSKFPFKIAPGMPRCGTSRFTDLNGEVLHHLLFVSSFSEYTVVDIANILKVDPTIPPNRACLLSCGVATGVGAAWRTANVEKGSTVAIFGLGSIGLAVAEGARICGASRIIGIDVNPDKFEAAKKFGVTEFVNSRSLGDKSLSEVIKEMTNGGADYCFECVGAASLVQEAFSCCRQGWGKAIVLGVDKPGAILSLSSSDMLFHGKSLMGSLYGGLKPKSDIPTLLKWYTDKKLELDKFVTHEVGFEDINEAFKMLIEGKCLRCVIWMNKI is encoded by the exons ATGGAAGAAAACTCGGCGCCGGTAGCTCAAATCCACCCTATTCGATGTAGAG CTGCTGTTTGCCGCAAGCCTGGTGAGCCACTAGTGATTGAGGAGATAATTGTGGCTCCGCCAATGCCTCGTGAAGTTCGAATTCGGATAATATGCACTTCTTTGTGTCAGAGTGATATCACCTTCTGGAAGTTGAAG GATCCTCCGGGGATTGTTCCTAGAATTCTGGGCCACGAAGCTTTCGG TGTAGTTGAGAGTGTAGGGAAGGATGTCTATGAAGTTAAGGAAGGAGATTCTGTTATCCCAATTTTCATGCCTGACTGTGCGGAGTGTGCAGATTGCTTATCAAAGAAAAGCAATCTCTGTTCTAAATTCCCTTTCAAGATAGCTCCGGGGATGCCACGCTGTGGGACTAGCAGATTCACGGATCTCAATGGAGAGgttcttcatcatcttctgTTCGTGTCAAGTTTCAGTGAATACACAGTGGTAGATATTGCCAATATACTAAAAGTAGATCCTACAATACCTCCAAACAGGGCATGCCTCCTTAGTTGTGGGGTAGCAACAG GGGTTGGTGCGGCATGGAGAACAGCAAATGTGGAGAAGGGATCTACTGTTGCTATTTTTGGACTGGGGTCCATAGGTTTAGCT GTTGCTGAAGGagcaagaatatgtggagcaaGCAGGATCATTGGGATAGATGTCAACCCAGATAAATTTGAAGCTG CAAAAAAGTTTGGAGTCACTGAGTTCGTAAATTCTAGAAGCCTTGGGGATAAATCATTGAGCGAG GTAATCAAAGAAATGACCAATGGGGGTGCAGATTACTGCTTTGAATGTGTTGGAGCTGCTTCCTTAGTTCAGGAAGCATTTTCATGCTGCAGACAG GGTTGGGGAAAAGCAATTGTGTTAGGAGTAGACAAACCGGGCGCAATTTTGAGTTTAAGCTCTTCTGATATGCTTTTTCATGGAAAGAGTCTTATGGGTTCGTTATATGGAGGGCTGAAACCTAAATCAGATATTCCCACTCTTCTTAAATGGTACACAGATAAG AAACTTGAGCTGGATAAATTTGTCACACATGAAGTAGGTTTTGAAGATATCAATGAAGCTTTTAAAATGTTAATTGAAGGAAAGTGCTTGAGATGTGTGATTTGGATGAATAAAATATGA
- the LOC103502644 gene encoding probable carboxylesterase 18 translates to MSDALSSLRLPWKIKMILSAISLGTDICCRSDVSVNRFLANFLDFKSPPLKKPKNGVKSFDTTVDSSRNLWFRLYTPTTESTSQSLPLIVYCHGGGFVYMAPDSKLLDELCQRLAREIPAVVISLNYRLAPEHRYPCQYEDAFDILKFIDNNASAIEGFPPNVDLKRCFLAGDSAGGNIAHHVILKSGDHEHRELEIIGLISIQPFFGGEERLESEIKLIKAPLSTIDRTDWYWKAFLPEGCDRDHPSVNVFGPNSTDISNVRFPATKVLVGGLDPLIDWQKRYYEGLKKSGKEAYLSEYPNGFHSFYGFPELEESNMFIKDIRDFVKEQCLKKSS, encoded by the coding sequence ATGTCCGACGCTCTTTCATCCCTCCGCCTTCCATGGAAGATCAAGATGATTTTGTCTGCCATTTCCCTCGGAACCGACATCTGCTGCCGCTCCGATGTTTCTGTCAATCGCTTCCTCGCTAACTTTTTGGATTTCAAGTCTCCTCCTCTGAAGAAACCAAAGAACGGCGTCAAAAGCTTCGATACCACCGTTGATTCTTCCCGCAACCTCTGGTTCCGTCTCTACACTCCGACTACCGAATCCACGTCCCAATCACTTCCCTTGATTGTCTATTGCCACGGTGGCGGATTCGTATACATGGCCCCCGATTCCAAACTCCTCGACGAATTGTGCCAGAGACTTGCTCGAGAAATTCCCGCCGTAGTCATCTCTTTGAACTACCGTCTTGCTCCAGAACATCGCTATCCTTGCCAGTACGAAGACGCCTTCGATATTCTGAAATTCATCGACAACAACGCTTCTGCGATTGAAGGATTTCCACCGAATGTCGATTTAAAACGATGCTTTCTAGCCGGAGACAGCGCCGGCGGAAACATCGCTCACCATGTGATTTTGAAATCTGGAGATCACGAACACCGCGAGTTGGAAATCATCGGCCTGATTTCGATTCAACCATTCTTCGGAGGAGAAGAGAGATTGGAATCGGAAATAAAGCTAATAAAAGCTCCATTATCGACGATCGACCGAACGGACTGGTACTGGAAGGCATTTTTACCGGAAGGATGTGACAGAGACCATCCGTCGGTAAACGTTTTCGGTCCAAACTCGACGGATATATCGAATGTAAGGTTTCCGGCGACTAAAGTGTTGGTTGGAGGATTAGATCCGTTAATCGATTGGCAAAAGAGATACTACGAAGGGTTGAAGAAATCCGGGAAGGAAGCTTACTTGAGTGAATATCCGAATGGGTTTCACAGCTTTTACGGATTCCCGGAGTTGGAGGAAAGCAATATGTTCATAAAAGATATCAGGGATTTCGTAAAGGAACAATGCCTGAAGAAAAGCAGTTGA
- the LOC103502645 gene encoding glutamate receptor 2.7-like isoform X2: MLSVPPLQVIPIYEDDEFGDGMLPYLIDALQSVNARVPYRSVIDPEATDDQIKEELYKLMTMQPRVFVVHMVPSLAARLFMMANEIGMMSEGYAWILTDVTTNVLDSMDSSVLNSMEGALGVKTYVPNSLELDGFKIRWKRKFLIENPIPKEPQLDVFGLWAHDAARALAMAVEKTGETEFKYKNNPINESNNNLTDLQTLGVSENGEKIRDVLLKTRFKGLTGDYRIVKGELQSENFEIVNVNGNGGKRVGFWNPEKGLTKNLSQSGTKPVIWPGDTATVPRGWVWPVAGKRLKIGFPAKEGYSEFVRVKKNGTGAEGYCTDVFDAVMAMLPYAVPYDYVPFAFPNGSSAGSYDDLIMQVYKGIYDGAVGDITIVANRSNYVDFTLPFTESGVSMVVPTQGYSKNKAWIFLKPLTLDLWITSFCFFVFMGFVVWILEHRINEEFRGPPSHQIGTSLWFSFCTMVFAQRESLVSNLARFVVVIWFFVVFILTQSYTASLTSLLTVQQLQPTITDVNELLKNQPWVGYQDGSFVFELLKSVGIKNLRPYDTPEQLDEMFKSGSSNGGIDAAFDEIPYVKLFLFKFPDKYIMAEPNYKTDGFGFAFPIGSPLVGDVSRAVLNVTESEKMNRIQKTWFGGQCNSVSSGSKVTSSRLNLGSFWGLFLIAGSAAIIALLVYGFIFFHKEQHTLRHTANEGSNNSFRHKIRALLKTYDERDLTSHTFKKSNLVHGDKTIRAMDGSSISASPRSNYPPSPSNYSVHDTSFEFYSESGNASPMNHQALEMVVSTSMEASLGNGEEITEIHVNKN; encoded by the exons ATGTTGTCGGTGCCGCCGCTGCAG GTCATTCCGATCTACGAAGATGATGAATTTGGAGACGGAATGTTACCGTATTTGATCGACGCGCTACAGAGTGTGAATGCACGCGTGCCATACCGGAGCGTCATCGATCCGGAGGCTACTGACGATCAAATTAAAGAAGAGCTTTATAAGTTGATGACAATGCAGCCCAGAGTGTTCGTAGTACACATGGTTCCTTCTCTAGCAGCTCGATTATTCATGATGGCCAACGAGATTGGAATGATGAGCGAAGGCTACGCTTGGATTCTAACCGACGTAACAACGAACGTTCTCGATTCCATGGATTCCTCTGTTCTAAACTCCATGGAAGGAGCTTTAGGAGTGAAAACATACGTCCCAAATTCACTAGAGCTCGATGGTTTCAAAATCAGATGGAAGCGCAAATTCCTAATCGAAAACCCCATCCCCAAAGAACCTCAATTAGACGTATTCGGATTATGGGCTCACGATGCAGCTCGAGCACTAGCAATGGCGGTTGAGAAAACAGGGGAAACAGAGTTCAAATACAAAAACAACCCAATTAACGAATCGAACAACAATCTAACGGATCTTCAAACATTAGGGGTGTCTGAAAACGGGGAGAAAATCCGAGATGTTTTATTGAAGACGAGGTTCAAAGGGCTGACAGGGGATTACAGGATCGTAAAGGGGGAGCTTCAATCGGAGAATTTTGAGATAGTGAATGTGAATGGGAATGGGGGAAAACGGGTGGGGTTTTGGAATCCGGAGAAAGGGTTGACTAAGAATTTGAGTCAGAGTGGGACGAAACCAGTGATATGGCCGGGGGATACGGCGACGGTTCCGAGAGGATGGGTGTGGCCGGTGGCCGGGAAGAGGCTGAAAATTGGGTTTCCGGCGAAGGAAGGGTATAGTGAGTTTGTGAGAGTGAAGAAAAACGGAACGGGGGCGGAAGGGTATTGTACGGATGTGTTTGATGCGGTAATGGCAATGCTTCCGTACGCAGTTCCGTATGATTACGTTCCGTttgcatttcctaatggttccAGCGCGGGATCTTACGATGATCTCATCATGCAAGTCTATAAAGGG ATCTACGACGGGGCAGTAGGAGACATAACGATCGTAGCGAACAGATCAAACTACGTGGATTTCACATTACCCTTCACAGAATCAGGAGTTTCAATGGTGGTTCCAACACAAGGCTACTCCAAGAACAAAGCATGGATTTTCTTAAAACCTCTCACTTTAGATCTTTGGATCACAAGCTTCTGCTTCTTCGTCTTCATGGGCTTTGTTGTTTGGATTCTTGAACACCGAATCAACGAAGAATTTCGTGGTCCACCATCTCACCAAATCGGCACAAGCCTCTGGTTTTCCTTCTGCACCATGGTCTTTGCTCAAA gggaAAGTTTGGTCAGCAATTTGGCGAGATTCGTGGTGGTCATATGGTTCTTTGTTgtatttattctgactcagagtTACACTGCAAGTTTGACTTCTCTTTTAACAGTTCAACAATTGCAACCTACCATTACTGATGTTAATGAGTTGTTGAAGAATCAGCCATGGGTTGGATATCAAGATGGTTCCTTTGTTTTTGAGTTATTGAAATCTGTGGGGATTAAGAATCTTAGGCCTTATGATACTCCTGAGCAACTCGATGAGATGTTCAAATCTGGAAGCTCTAATGGCGGAATTGATGCTGCTTTTGATGAAATCCCTTATGTTAAActctttctttttaagtttCCTGATAAGTACATCATGGCTGAGCCCAATTACAAAACCGATGGATTTGGATTT GCATTTCCGATTGGTTCGCCACTGGTGGGAGACGTGTCGAGAGCCGTGTTAAACGTGACAGAAAGTGAGAAGATGAACCGAATACAAAAGACATGGTTTGGTGGTCAATGTAACTCGGTGTCTTCTGGCTCAAAGGTCACTTCTTCAAGGCTCAACCTTGGTAGCTTTTGGGGGCTCTTTCTCATTGCCGGCAGTGCTGCCATCATTGCTCTTCTTGTCTACGGTTTCATTTTTTTCCACAAGGAACAGCACACGCTCCGTCACACTGCCAATGAAGGCTCGAACAATTCCTTTCGACACAAAATTCGAGCGTTGCTCAAAACTTACGATGAAAGGGACTTGACTTCACATACATTTAAGAAGAGTAATCTTGTTCATGGGGACAAAACGATTCGTGCGATGGATGGTAGCTCCATTTCGGCCTCACCAAGGTCTAACTACCCTCCAAGTCCGTCAAATTATTCAGTCCACGACACTAGCTTCGAGTTCTACTCTGAATCAGGGAATGCAAGTCCCATGAATCATCAAGCTTTGGAAATGGTGGTGAGTACAAGCATGGAGGCATCTTTGGGAAATGGAGAAGAAATAACTGAAATTCATGTGAATAAAAATTGA
- the LOC103502645 gene encoding glutamate receptor 2.9-like isoform X1, with amino-acid sequence MNIPNPAAAIIPAALYFLAGLFFFTTAAAQNESAVPVNVGVVLDMESWIGKMGLSCIDMSLSEFYSLNPHYHTRIVLHPKDSGRDVVGAAAAALDLIKNNKVHAILGPTTSMQANFVIELGQKAHVPILTFTASSPALASLRSPYFFRLTQNDSAQVVAISDLVKSYNWRQVIPIYEDDEFGDGMLPYLIDALQSVNARVPYRSVIDPEATDDQIKEELYKLMTMQPRVFVVHMVPSLAARLFMMANEIGMMSEGYAWILTDVTTNVLDSMDSSVLNSMEGALGVKTYVPNSLELDGFKIRWKRKFLIENPIPKEPQLDVFGLWAHDAARALAMAVEKTGETEFKYKNNPINESNNNLTDLQTLGVSENGEKIRDVLLKTRFKGLTGDYRIVKGELQSENFEIVNVNGNGGKRVGFWNPEKGLTKNLSQSGTKPVIWPGDTATVPRGWVWPVAGKRLKIGFPAKEGYSEFVRVKKNGTGAEGYCTDVFDAVMAMLPYAVPYDYVPFAFPNGSSAGSYDDLIMQVYKGIYDGAVGDITIVANRSNYVDFTLPFTESGVSMVVPTQGYSKNKAWIFLKPLTLDLWITSFCFFVFMGFVVWILEHRINEEFRGPPSHQIGTSLWFSFCTMVFAQRESLVSNLARFVVVIWFFVVFILTQSYTASLTSLLTVQQLQPTITDVNELLKNQPWVGYQDGSFVFELLKSVGIKNLRPYDTPEQLDEMFKSGSSNGGIDAAFDEIPYVKLFLFKFPDKYIMAEPNYKTDGFGFAFPIGSPLVGDVSRAVLNVTESEKMNRIQKTWFGGQCNSVSSGSKVTSSRLNLGSFWGLFLIAGSAAIIALLVYGFIFFHKEQHTLRHTANEGSNNSFRHKIRALLKTYDERDLTSHTFKKSNLVHGDKTIRAMDGSSISASPRSNYPPSPSNYSVHDTSFEFYSESGNASPMNHQALEMVVSTSMEASLGNGEEITEIHVNKN; translated from the exons ATGAACATCCCCAATCCCGCCGCCGCCATTATTCCGGCGGCTCTATATTTTCTTGCCGGCCTGTTCTTCTTCACCACCGCAGCCGCTCAGAATGAGAGCGCCGTGCCGGTGAACGTCGGGGTGGTGTTGGATATGGAGAGCTGGATTGGGAAGATGGGGTTGAGTTGTATCGACATGTCGTTATCGGAATTTTATTCTCTTAATCCTCACTACCACACCAGAATCGTTCTTCACCCTAAAGATTCCGGTCGCGATGTTGTCGGTGCCGCCGCTGCAG CTCTTGatttgataaagaacaataaagTTCATGCAATCTTGGGACCAACCACTTCAATGCAAGCCAATTTCGTGATCGAGCTCGGCCAAAAAGCTCACGTCCCTATACTAACCTTCACCGCCTCCAGCCCCGCTCTCGCCTCCCTCCGCAGCCCTTACTTCTTTCGCCTCACCCAAAACGACTCTGCCCAGGTCGTCGCCATTAGTGACCTCGTCAAATCTTATAATTGGAGACAG GTCATTCCGATCTACGAAGATGATGAATTTGGAGACGGAATGTTACCGTATTTGATCGACGCGCTACAGAGTGTGAATGCACGCGTGCCATACCGGAGCGTCATCGATCCGGAGGCTACTGACGATCAAATTAAAGAAGAGCTTTATAAGTTGATGACAATGCAGCCCAGAGTGTTCGTAGTACACATGGTTCCTTCTCTAGCAGCTCGATTATTCATGATGGCCAACGAGATTGGAATGATGAGCGAAGGCTACGCTTGGATTCTAACCGACGTAACAACGAACGTTCTCGATTCCATGGATTCCTCTGTTCTAAACTCCATGGAAGGAGCTTTAGGAGTGAAAACATACGTCCCAAATTCACTAGAGCTCGATGGTTTCAAAATCAGATGGAAGCGCAAATTCCTAATCGAAAACCCCATCCCCAAAGAACCTCAATTAGACGTATTCGGATTATGGGCTCACGATGCAGCTCGAGCACTAGCAATGGCGGTTGAGAAAACAGGGGAAACAGAGTTCAAATACAAAAACAACCCAATTAACGAATCGAACAACAATCTAACGGATCTTCAAACATTAGGGGTGTCTGAAAACGGGGAGAAAATCCGAGATGTTTTATTGAAGACGAGGTTCAAAGGGCTGACAGGGGATTACAGGATCGTAAAGGGGGAGCTTCAATCGGAGAATTTTGAGATAGTGAATGTGAATGGGAATGGGGGAAAACGGGTGGGGTTTTGGAATCCGGAGAAAGGGTTGACTAAGAATTTGAGTCAGAGTGGGACGAAACCAGTGATATGGCCGGGGGATACGGCGACGGTTCCGAGAGGATGGGTGTGGCCGGTGGCCGGGAAGAGGCTGAAAATTGGGTTTCCGGCGAAGGAAGGGTATAGTGAGTTTGTGAGAGTGAAGAAAAACGGAACGGGGGCGGAAGGGTATTGTACGGATGTGTTTGATGCGGTAATGGCAATGCTTCCGTACGCAGTTCCGTATGATTACGTTCCGTttgcatttcctaatggttccAGCGCGGGATCTTACGATGATCTCATCATGCAAGTCTATAAAGGG ATCTACGACGGGGCAGTAGGAGACATAACGATCGTAGCGAACAGATCAAACTACGTGGATTTCACATTACCCTTCACAGAATCAGGAGTTTCAATGGTGGTTCCAACACAAGGCTACTCCAAGAACAAAGCATGGATTTTCTTAAAACCTCTCACTTTAGATCTTTGGATCACAAGCTTCTGCTTCTTCGTCTTCATGGGCTTTGTTGTTTGGATTCTTGAACACCGAATCAACGAAGAATTTCGTGGTCCACCATCTCACCAAATCGGCACAAGCCTCTGGTTTTCCTTCTGCACCATGGTCTTTGCTCAAA gggaAAGTTTGGTCAGCAATTTGGCGAGATTCGTGGTGGTCATATGGTTCTTTGTTgtatttattctgactcagagtTACACTGCAAGTTTGACTTCTCTTTTAACAGTTCAACAATTGCAACCTACCATTACTGATGTTAATGAGTTGTTGAAGAATCAGCCATGGGTTGGATATCAAGATGGTTCCTTTGTTTTTGAGTTATTGAAATCTGTGGGGATTAAGAATCTTAGGCCTTATGATACTCCTGAGCAACTCGATGAGATGTTCAAATCTGGAAGCTCTAATGGCGGAATTGATGCTGCTTTTGATGAAATCCCTTATGTTAAActctttctttttaagtttCCTGATAAGTACATCATGGCTGAGCCCAATTACAAAACCGATGGATTTGGATTT GCATTTCCGATTGGTTCGCCACTGGTGGGAGACGTGTCGAGAGCCGTGTTAAACGTGACAGAAAGTGAGAAGATGAACCGAATACAAAAGACATGGTTTGGTGGTCAATGTAACTCGGTGTCTTCTGGCTCAAAGGTCACTTCTTCAAGGCTCAACCTTGGTAGCTTTTGGGGGCTCTTTCTCATTGCCGGCAGTGCTGCCATCATTGCTCTTCTTGTCTACGGTTTCATTTTTTTCCACAAGGAACAGCACACGCTCCGTCACACTGCCAATGAAGGCTCGAACAATTCCTTTCGACACAAAATTCGAGCGTTGCTCAAAACTTACGATGAAAGGGACTTGACTTCACATACATTTAAGAAGAGTAATCTTGTTCATGGGGACAAAACGATTCGTGCGATGGATGGTAGCTCCATTTCGGCCTCACCAAGGTCTAACTACCCTCCAAGTCCGTCAAATTATTCAGTCCACGACACTAGCTTCGAGTTCTACTCTGAATCAGGGAATGCAAGTCCCATGAATCATCAAGCTTTGGAAATGGTGGTGAGTACAAGCATGGAGGCATCTTTGGGAAATGGAGAAGAAATAACTGAAATTCATGTGAATAAAAATTGA